The Manihot esculenta cultivar AM560-2 chromosome 1, M.esculenta_v8, whole genome shotgun sequence genome has a window encoding:
- the LOC110599972 gene encoding 60S ribosomal export protein NMD3: MAEEAGMFVIRQTVGSILCCKCGVPMQPNAANMCVKCLRSEVDITEGLQKHVIIRHCPECDSYLHHSNTWIKAQLESKELLTYCLGKLHFRGVRMVHAEFVWTEPHSKRIKIRVRVQKEVLHGAILEQTYVVEYVQQESMCESCSRIQANPDQWVASVQVRQHVSHRRTFFYLEQLILKHDAAVRAIKIKQMDQGIDFFFANRSHGVKFVEFVGKVAPVRSRHDKQLVSHDPKSNNYNYKYTFSVEISPICREDLICLPPKVAVSLGNLGPLVICTKVTNSIALLDPLTLRQCYLDADQYWRASFKSLLTSRQLVEYIVLDVEIISPDVNIGGSRYALAEAQVARLSDFGKNDTIFFIKTHLGHILKPGDQALGYDLYGTNSNDIELDKYKGLVLPEAILIKKSYEEKRQRKHGKPRSWKLKSLSMEVDDSRGRNDQEKMNKEYEEFLRDLEENPELRFNVSLYRNKEYQPSEMASMTDGEDVPSVPLEELLADLDISDMEDGDDYNMSE, encoded by the coding sequence ATGGCTGAAGAAGCAGGCATGTTTGTTATTCGTCAAACCGTTGGAAGTATTTTATGTTGTAAATGTGGCGTTCCAATGCAACCAAATGCAGCCAATATGTGTGTTAAGTGTTTGCGCTCAGAAGTAGACATCACTGAAGGTTTGCAGAAGCATGTAATCATTAGACATTGCCCTGAATGTGATAGCTACTTGCATCACTCAAATACTTGGATTAAGGCCCAATTGGAGTCCAAGGAGCTGTTGACTTATTGTTTAGGCAAACTGCATTTTAGAGGAGTTAGGATGGTACATGCAGAATTTGTTTGGACTGAACCGCATTCTAAGAGGATCAAGATTAGGGTGAGAGTTCAAAAAGAGGTTCTTCATGGTGCAATACTTGAACAAACATATGTTGTTGAATATGTTCAGCAAGAATCCATGTGTGAATCTTGCTCAAGGATTCAGGCCAACCCTGATCAGTGGGTTGCTTCTGTCCAAGTCCGGCAGCATGTTTCTCACAGACGAACTTTCTTTTACTTGGAACAGCTAATTTTGAAGCATGATGCTGCAGTCCGCGCAATTAAGATCAAGCAGATGGATCAAGGTATTGATTTTTTCTTTGCAAACCGAAGTCATGGGGTGAAATTTGTCGAATTTGTGGGTAAAGTTGCTCCAGTGAGGAGTCGCCATGACAAGCAACTTGTCTCTCATGATCCTAAGAGCAACAACTATAATTACAAATACACTTTCTCTGTTGAAATTTCCCCAATTTGCCGTGAGGATTTGATctgcctgcctccgaaagttgcaGTTAGTTTGGGGAATCTTGGTCCCCTTGTAATCTGCACAAAAGTGACAAACAGCATAGCCCTACTGGATCCTCTTACTCTTAGACAATGTTACCTGGACGCTGACCAGTACTGGAGGGCATCCTTTAAGTCTCTGCTTACTAGCCGGCAGCTTGTGGAGTATATTGTATTGGATGTTGAAATCATTTCTCCTGATGTTAATATTGGTGGCTCAAGGTATGCTTTAGCTGAGGCCCAAGTTGCCCGTCTTTCAGATTTTGGGAAGAATGATActattttctttataaaaacaCATCTAGGCCATATTTTGAAACCTGGTGATCAGGCCCTTGGTTATGATCTATATGGCACTAACAGCAATGATATTGAGCTTGACAAGTACAAAGGTCTTGTCCTCCCTGAAGCAATTTTAATAAAGAAGAGTTATGAGGAGAAACGCCAGAGAAAACACGGGAAGCCACGTTCCTGGAAGCTCAAGTCGCTGAGCATGGAAGTTGATGACTCAAGAGGTAGAAACGACCAGGAAAAGATGAATAAGGAATATGAAGAATTCTTGAGAGATCTGGAAGAGAACCCAGAGTTGAGGTTCAATGTGTCATTGTATCGCAATAAAGAATATCAGCCTTCAGAGATGGCATCCATGACTGATGGGGAGGATGTACCTTCAGTTCCACTGGAAGAGTTGCTTGCTGATCTTGATATAAGCGATATGGAAGATGGGGATGATTACAACATGAGTGAATGA